Proteins encoded by one window of Myxocyprinus asiaticus isolate MX2 ecotype Aquarium Trade chromosome 35, UBuf_Myxa_2, whole genome shotgun sequence:
- the LOC127426276 gene encoding proline-rich transmembrane protein 3-like, producing the protein MDSSSTTPSVMQANRTTNRKTKKKEIDDEKTKWFGGLFRPLTKSDLSGAFDPCILGPCVVSSSGNGTRLQWADLKRTLTFAWELHVFGSAILFLLVVVAATFGVFGGAHLLHPFCEAFTLANILLLLAGLLRFVQFIIDPYGTRNVLTRPALTALYNLPVPLLLWAQATLALLALRKERFSILPTPPQWLSVNGGLAGLHCTSLLMADLLSKTLSPALPLMLHTLTICWGLPLCLGIFFQSLKQLCSSHRTPVSRWSAPKHLENSVKRVLLLCAVLGVLSCALQIYGFLWLYGLLGDWRRFGWGWWLGQLWARLMELAWSFSLLLLGTRAFWRPHSGSRRAEQSKRTAQRAGQGKLMSHWNRLLERFPMGFWRRPDRNWAELLPNNWEGHKRSGANTSHAIIQNPATPVTTIHNNTEIIDGGDLYSSSYNHHATSSWTSGVEWQEHEYFLSLIEVDLRPPSPVNLGHSIDSALHHSHLFGIGTLFTPSPSSWTTHDGSTAPLGSDILSPSTPNNRAFRWALDACSSPISTQHFRTAVQQTQVSVIEPLASLTPETIRKVWERDSAIPKVTGDDDWASIASEDDITSL; encoded by the exons ATGGATTCATCATCCACAACTCCATCTGTTATGCAGGCAAACAGAACCACAAAtcggaaaacaaaaaagaaag AAATAgatgatgaaaaaacaaaatggtTTGGAGGTTTGTTTAGACCATTAACCAAAAGTGACCTGTCAGGTGCCTTTGATCCATGCATACTGGGCCCATGTGTGGTTTCCTCAAGCGGTAATGGCACCCGGCTACAGTGGGCGGACTTGAAACGGACTCTGACCTTTGCATGGGAGCTCCATGTCTTTGGCTCAGCAATACTCTTCTTGCTGGTAGTGGTAGCTGCAACTTTTGGAGTATTTGGTGGGGCTCATTTGCTCCATCCCTTCTGCGAGGCTTTCACTCTAGCTAATATTCTACTGCTGTTAGCAGGTTTGCTTCGATTTGTACAGTTCATAATTGACCCGTATGGTACCAGAAATGTTCTGACTCGCCCTGCCCTCACTGCATTGTATAATTTACCTGTTCCCTTATTGCTTTGGGCCCAAGCCACCTTGGCACTGCTTGCTCTGAGGAAAGAAAGATTCAGTATTCTTCCCACACCTCCCCAATGGCTCTCAGTAAATGGGGGACTGGCAGGACTTCATTGTACTTCCCTCCTAATGGCTGACCTTCTATCAAAAACCTTGTCGCCAGCATTGCCTTTAATGCTGCATACGCTAACTATTTGCTGGGGTTTACCACTGTGTTTAGGAATCTTTTTCCAGTCTCTAAAGCAACTCTGCTCCTCCCATAGGACCCCAGTATCAAGGTGGAGTGCCCCTAAGCACTTAGAAAACAGTGTCAAGCGTGTGCTGTTGTTGTGTGCTGTACTGGGGGTGCTCTCCTGTGCATTACAAATCTATGGCTTCCTCTGGCTGTATGGATTACTTGGTGACTGGCGCAGATTTGGGTGGGGCTGGTGGCTCGGACAGCTCTGGGCACGACTGATGGAACTGGCGTGGAGTTTTTCTCTTCTACTGCTGGGAACTCGGGCGTTCTGGAGGCCACATAGTGGCAGCAGGAGAGCAGAGCAAAGTAAGCGGACAGCACAGAGAGCAGGGCAAGGGAAACTGATGTCACACTGGAACAGACTGTTGGAGAGGTTTCCAATGGGGTTTTGGAGGAGACCAGATAGAAACTGGGCTGAACTGTTGCCGAATAATTGGGAAGGGCACAAACGGTCTGGGGCAAATACCAGCCATGCAATCATCCAAAACCCAGCAACACCAGTCACGACTATACACAACAACACTGAAATTATTGATGGAGGTGACCTTTATAGCAGCAGTTACAATCATCATGCCACTTCTTCGTGGACTAGTGGTGTAGAATGGCAAGAACATGAGTACTTTCTCTCACTAATTGAGGTAGACCTTCGTCCCCCTTCACCTGTCAACCTCGGTCACAGCATTGACAGTGCCCTCCATCATTCCCACTTGTTTGGGATAGGTACCCTTTTCACCCCTTCACCATCCTCCTGGACCACACATGATGGCTCAACAGCACCACTCGGAAGTGACATTTTATCACCCTCCACCCCAAATAACCGAGCCTTCAGGTGGGCTTTAGATGCTTGCTCAAGCCCCATCTCCACCCAGCATTTTAGAACTGCAGTACAACAGACTCAGGTTTCGGTGATTGAGCCCCTGGCTTCCTTGACTCCAGAGACTATTAGAAAAGTGTGGGAGAGAGATTCAGCAATCCCAAAAGTCACTGGTGATGACGATTGGGCCAGCATTGCAAGCGAAGATGACATCACTAGTCTTTGA